Genomic window (Verrucomicrobiia bacterium):
GCGGAGGGTGTTCAGGCCTGCAGTACAAGATGGACCTGCAGGACCAGCCCCAGAACCGCGACATCCTCGTCGAAAGCGCCGGGGTGAAAGTGGTCGTGGATCCCAAGAGCGCCCTGTATGTCACCGGTTCGGAACTGGACTACGTGGACGCCCTCACCGAAGGGGGTTTCAAGGTCAAGAACCCCAACGCGGCGACAAGCTGTTCCTGCGGGGAAAGCTTCAGCGCGTGACCGACGCCTTTGCGCTGTTGTCGGAGCCGCGCCGCCCGTGGCTCGATCCCGATGCCCTCAAATGCCGGGTGGTGCCCCTGCTGGCGGCTTCGCATCCGGACCGCGTCCATGCCGACGGCGAGGCCGGCCGTCGCGCGGCCAATGAGCGCCATGCCAGTCTGAACGCCGCCTACAACACGCTCCGCGAGCCCCGGGACCGCCTGCTGCACCTGTATGAGCTCGAGGCGGGGGAGCGTCCGAAGGACATCCAGCGGATCCCTCCGGGCACCATGGACCTGTTCGTGGATGTCGGACAGACCTGCCGGGATCTCGATGCCTTCCTGCAGCGCAAGGCCGGGGCAACGTCACCGATGGTTCGGGTCACGCTGATGCAGGAGGGCTTTGAGTGGCTGGACCGGCTGCAGGCACTTCAGTCCCGGGTGAACGCACGCCACGACGCACTGGAATCGGAACTCAAATCCCTCAACGCCACCTGGGACGCCGCGCCCGCCCTCGACTCCCCGGAACGTCGGGCGGCCCTCCCGATGGAGCGCCTGGAGCAGTTGTACCGCTCCATGAGTTATGTGGCCCGGTGGTCGGCCCAGCTCCAGGAGCGAATGGTGGGGCTGGCGGAGTGAGCAGGCGGTGGCGGTGGCGGTGGCATCGGGTGGATTTCGGGGTGGAACGTCGTCGCGACCGCGGTAGCCTCCGAAGCATGAGTGTTCCCCGCGGGTTGCCATTGCCATGGATGACTGCAGTTTTGCTCACGATCACCGGGAGTTCAGGCGTGGGGCTCGGCGACGAACGGCAGTGGCCGCAGTTCCGCGGCCCCCGAGGGGACGGGGTGTCGCTGGCGACCGGGTTGCCCCTGCGATGGAGTGAAGACAGCGGGGTGAAATGGAAGACGTCCATCCACGGGCGCGCGTGGTCCTCGCCCGTCATCTGGGACGAACAGGTGTGGGTGACCACGGCGACGGAGGACGGGCAGGAGTTGTCCGCAGTGGCCGTGGATCGGGAGACCGGCGAGATCCGCCAGGACCTGTTGCTGTTCCGCGTCGAACGTCCCCAGTTTGCCCACAAGTTCAACACCTACGCCTCCCCAACCCCGGTGATCGAGGAGGGCCGCGTCTATGTGACCTTCGGCTCGCCCGGGACCGCCTGTCTCGATACCCGCACCGGAAAGGTGCAGTGGGAACGCCGTGATTTCGTCTGCAACCACTATCGGGGCGCCGGCTCGTCGCCCATCCTGCATCAGGGCCGACTGTACCTGAACTTCGACGGCAGTGATCACCAGTTCGTCGTGGCGCTGGATGCCGCGACCGGGCGCACGGTCTGGGAGGTGACGCGGGGCATTGACTTCAAGGACCTCGGTCCCGACGGCAAACCCGAGAGCGAGGGCGACTGGCGCAAGGCCTATGCGACCTGCCAGATCGCGTCCTTCGACGGACGCGAACAACTGCTGAGCCAGGGGGCCAAGGCGATGTATGGCTACGACCC
Coding sequences:
- a CDS encoding PQQ-binding-like beta-propeller repeat protein — protein: MTAVLLTITGSSGVGLGDERQWPQFRGPRGDGVSLATGLPLRWSEDSGVKWKTSIHGRAWSSPVIWDEQVWVTTATEDGQELSAVAVDRETGEIRQDLLLFRVERPQFAHKFNTYASPTPVIEEGRVYVTFGSPGTACLDTRTGKVQWERRDFVCNHYRGAGSSPILHQGRLYLNFDGSDHQFVVALDAATGRTVWEVTRGIDFKDLGPDGKPESEGDWRKAYATCQIASFDGREQLLSQGAKAMYGYDPRSGAELWRVEERTSHSGGTRPVVGHGLVFVPTGWSQGQVLAIRPGRDGEVLDANAATRSDGRLEIVWHSKRNVPKKPSLVLVDDLLYGLDDNGVATCWEAANGAVVWNERIGGNYSASPIAAGGRLYFCSEEGKTVVVATGREFRNLAENTLDDGFMASPAVSGRSLFLRTRTALYRLED
- a CDS encoding iron-sulfur cluster assembly accessory protein, encoding MIAGKIGARSMTPATPGFRVGDERLIRLTPAAGHKVTTLLTRQGRPAGVLRVAVVGGGCSGLQYKMDLQDQPQNRDILVESAGVKVVVDPKSALYVTGSELDYVDALTEGGFKVKNPNAATSCSCGESFSA